A portion of the Gemmatimonadota bacterium genome contains these proteins:
- a CDS encoding DUF3311 domain-containing protein: MSQKTKIWPLSVLLVLLILFFNIWMWDNDTLILGLPINLLYHIGLCVLTTLCMLLIVCLAWPHHLDAEDRE, from the coding sequence ATGTCGCAAAAAACAAAAATCTGGCCTCTGAGTGTTTTGCTCGTCTTGCTAATTTTATTTTTTAATATCTGGATGTGGGATAACGACACTCTAATTCTGGGATTGCCGATCAATTTGCTTTATCACATCGGCCTGTGCGTCCTGACCACGCTTTGTATGCTATTAATAGTGTGCTTGGCGTGGCCTCATCATTTAGATGCGGAGGATCGGGAATGA